The Malus domestica chromosome 10, GDT2T_hap1 genome contains a region encoding:
- the LOC103446563 gene encoding putative FBD-associated F-box protein At1g61330 produces MSNQANIIKRQKVVYGPPLPPLKRLRRSNNSDSNPVAGVSSGSGSSSNKNAVGRVGSVELNHDVVHHILTLLPVDKCIKARGLATRFKDSWRFARRLHFGREFVKEFRLEPMEFADTVDRVFRFHKGPEIKSFHIYIDPDHDYVARIALKKWVSKCKEKGVEELDLEVFAIERFPDYFVPSRVLDVETLKVLKLTFCVFTLPPLGKGLSLLTTLTLTRVNIIEEYLQTIFNHCLLLETLDMTWCEGFRDLVVCTPYLKRFRVLKIANRGSSVETVTVYAPSLQYFYYTGQFPGFQIISQPMVHLKQAMIKFNPITVFTNYRQIENLVSAVCMVGVLTITGTFLEGLSPRCVNGRLKEKDFSLWNLKELHLILQKHCFCNVTDIACFLKNTPSLERLFIDMRACRFEFNHGPYWELHLQPLLETSNVGWFKFLTIIKIHGFAFEPHHMLLVNFIVQRAICLESLILIFVRNYSKTSPGYWQNYNHLQECFFAWRISSKARLSVYFSANDRSGVHPQHSRIWKGR; encoded by the exons ATGTCCAACCAAGCAAACATCATCAAAAGGCAAAAAGTTGTCTATGGCCCCCCTCTCCCACCTCTCAAAAGACTTAGGAGAAGCAACAACTCCGATTCGAATCCTGTGGCCGGAGTCAGCTCCGGCTCTGGCTCCAGCAGCAACAAAAACGCCGTCGGGCGTGTTGGTTCTGTAGAACTGAACCACGACGTTGTTCATCACATTCTTACTCTCCTCCCCGTCGATAAGTGTATCAAGGCCCGCGGCTTGGCGACGAGATTCAAAGACTCGTGGCGCTTTGCTCGGAGACTCCACTTCGGGAGGGAGTTCGTCAAGGAGTTTAGACTTGAACCAATGGAGTTCGCCGACACAGTGGACCGTGTTTTTAGGTTCCACAAGGGACCCGAAATCAAGAGCTTCCACATCTACATCGATCCCGACCATGACTATGTCGCGCGGATCGCCTTGAAGAAATGGGTTTCCAAGTGCAAAGAGAAAGGCGTCGAAGAGCTCGATTTGGAGGTTTTCGCAATCGAACGTTTTCCTGATTACTTCGTCCCTTCGAGGGTTTTGGATGTGGAGACCctcaaagtgttgaagctcaCTTTCTGCGTCTTCACGCTCCCGCCTCTTGGCAAAGGTCTGTCCCTCCTCACAACTCTTACTCTCACCAGAGTTAACATCATTGAAGAATACCTCCAAACCATATTCAATCACTGCCTCCTCCTCGAAACCCTGGACATGACATGGTGTGAAGGGTTTCGAGATCTGGTGGTGTGCACACCGTACCTAAAGAGATTCCGTGTGTTGAAGATTGCAAACCGCGGCTCAAGCGTTGAAACTGTGACGGTATATGCCCCGAGTCTTCAATATTTTTACTACACTGGACAGTTTCCTGGTTTCCAAATTATTTCGCAGCCTATGGTGCACTTGAAGCAGGCCATGATAAAGTTTAACCCGATCACAGTTTTCACAAACTATCGGCAAATCGAAAACCTTGTTTCTGCGGTCTGCATGGTCGGGGTCCTCACAATTACCGGCACATTCCTTGAG GGCTTGTCCCCGAGATGTGTTAATGGGCGTctcaaggagaaggatttcagCCTTTGGAATCTTAAAGAACTGCACCTCATCCTGCAGAAACATTGTTTCTGCAATGTCACAGACATTGCTTGTTTTCTAAAGAATACTCCATCCTTGGAAAGACTGTTCATTGAC ATGCGTGCCTGTAGGTTTGAGTTTAACCATGGGCCTTACTGGGAGTTACATCTTCAGCCGTTATTGGAGACCAGCAATGTTGGCTGGTTTAAGTTTCTTACTATCATCAAAATCCATGGTTTCGCCTTCGAACCTCATCACATGTTGTTGGTGAATTTTATTGTGCAGAGGGCTATATGTTTGGAATCCCTGATTCTGATTTTTGTAAGAAATTACAGCAAAACCTCTCCTGGTTATTGGCAGAATTATAACCATTTGCAGGAATGTTTTTTCGCTTGGAGAATATCTAGCAAAGCAAGACTATCTGTATACTTTTCTGCGAATGACAGGAGCGGTGTTCATCCACAGCATTCAAGGATTTGGAAAGGACGCTGA